The following coding sequences lie in one Sandaracinaceae bacterium genomic window:
- a CDS encoding class I fructose-bisphosphate aldolase, with amino-acid sequence MSEAVESILANYAGETPGVLGNLRRILNHGRLGGTGKLVILPVDQGFEHGPARSFAPNPVGYDPKYHPRLALESGCNAYAAPLGFIEAVAAEYAGRLPLILKVNNSDGLGEPPAPCSALTSSVEDAIRLGCSAIGYTIYPGSSLRNEQYRDLRDLIREARAAGLPTVLWSYPRGANLTAEAETAVDVVAYAAQIAAQLGAHVIKVKPPTALVHQSAAKKNYEGIPIGTLAERIAHIVQAAFGNRRIVIFSGGAAKGTDAVLEEIRGIADGGGYGSIVGRNAFQRSPEEGKKLLSSIMDIYEAAAKKG; translated from the coding sequence ATGTCCGAAGCCGTTGAAAGCATCCTCGCCAACTACGCCGGCGAGACCCCCGGGGTGCTCGGGAACCTGCGCCGCATCCTCAACCACGGCCGCCTCGGTGGGACCGGCAAGCTCGTCATCCTGCCGGTGGACCAGGGGTTCGAGCACGGCCCCGCGCGCAGCTTCGCGCCCAATCCCGTGGGCTACGACCCCAAGTACCACCCGCGCTTGGCGCTGGAGTCGGGCTGCAACGCCTACGCCGCGCCGCTGGGCTTCATCGAGGCCGTGGCTGCCGAGTACGCCGGGCGCTTGCCGCTCATCCTCAAGGTGAACAACAGCGACGGCCTGGGCGAGCCGCCCGCGCCCTGCTCGGCGCTCACGTCGTCCGTGGAGGACGCCATTCGCCTCGGCTGTTCCGCCATCGGCTACACCATCTACCCGGGCAGCAGCCTGCGCAACGAGCAGTACCGCGACCTGCGCGACCTCATCCGTGAGGCGCGCGCCGCCGGCCTGCCCACCGTGCTGTGGAGCTACCCGCGCGGCGCCAACCTCACCGCCGAGGCCGAGACCGCCGTGGACGTGGTGGCCTACGCCGCGCAGATCGCCGCCCAGCTGGGCGCGCACGTCATCAAGGTGAAGCCGCCCACCGCGTTGGTGCACCAGAGCGCCGCCAAGAAGAACTACGAGGGCATCCCCATCGGCACGCTGGCCGAGCGCATCGCGCACATCGTGCAGGCCGCCTTCGGCAACCGCCGCATCGTCATCTTCTCGGGTGGCGCGGCCAAGGGCACCGACGCCGTGCTCGAAGAGATCCGCGGCATCGCCGACGGCGGTGGCTACGGCTCCATCGTGGGTCGCAACGCGTTCCAGCGCAGCCCCGAAGAGGGCAAGAAGCTGCTCTCGTCCATCATGGACATCTACGAGGCCGCGGCGAAGAAGGGCTGA
- a CDS encoding serine/threonine protein kinase, with protein sequence MTPPLIDPALRSCADTLDAIAHPPTATITPREPAESVAQRLHTLRSLCQGPAGGGVRLRGRLGEGGMGEVLLAEQVSMERDVAVKRLKPEARNDYSTLKLLQEAWVTGYLEHPNVIPVYDITVDAQGSPLILLKRIHGVAWGELMDDPETVRRRWGAADLLEWNLRVLMQVCDAVQFAHARGIVHRDLKPENVMVGEHGQVYVVDWGIAVTLREELASRLPLANKASELAGTPCYMAPEMLGRPGDQLSPRTDVYLLGAMLYEIMLSARPHPGNSFAEILASVLASPPPIPDDAPQELTRICTQAMALHPHDRHASALDFKLALEGFVRHRGSRRLARRASRRLEQLYGELAQAEPGQRDPERHLRLHRLHAECRFAFREALKEWPENGAAQRGLRAATLSMVEYELDNHDARGAATMLGRISEPPPPLAKRVAEAERRDEHERARMAMFRGGGLRPALRYPARLALSVGLGAGVPLLLAELASPAGSVGREPGLLPLLACAALLALMVERFVLRAPPSRSARAAATPDPGEALRLPAAARSPLAVFRDLGVDAVDRTYVELRDLRSRTRGAATTSLQPPR encoded by the coding sequence ATGACCCCCCCTCTCATCGACCCCGCGCTGCGCTCGTGTGCCGACACCCTGGACGCCATCGCCCACCCGCCCACGGCGACCATCACTCCACGCGAGCCCGCCGAGAGCGTGGCCCAGCGACTCCACACCCTGCGCTCGCTCTGCCAGGGGCCGGCTGGTGGAGGCGTGCGCCTGCGTGGTCGGCTGGGGGAGGGCGGTATGGGCGAGGTGCTGCTGGCCGAGCAGGTGTCCATGGAGCGCGACGTGGCCGTGAAGCGCCTGAAGCCGGAGGCCCGCAACGACTACAGCACGCTCAAGCTGCTGCAGGAGGCGTGGGTCACGGGTTACCTCGAGCACCCCAACGTGATCCCGGTGTACGACATCACGGTGGACGCGCAGGGCTCGCCCTTGATCCTGCTGAAGCGCATCCACGGCGTTGCCTGGGGTGAGCTGATGGACGACCCCGAAACGGTCCGACGGCGCTGGGGGGCAGCGGACCTGCTGGAGTGGAACCTGCGCGTGCTCATGCAGGTGTGTGATGCGGTGCAATTCGCTCACGCGCGCGGCATCGTGCACCGCGACCTCAAGCCCGAGAACGTGATGGTGGGCGAGCACGGTCAGGTCTACGTGGTGGACTGGGGCATCGCGGTCACGCTGCGTGAGGAGCTCGCCTCGCGGCTGCCGCTGGCGAACAAGGCGAGCGAGCTGGCCGGCACCCCCTGCTACATGGCCCCAGAGATGCTGGGCCGACCGGGTGACCAGCTCAGCCCGCGCACCGACGTGTACCTGCTGGGGGCGATGCTCTACGAGATCATGCTCAGCGCGCGTCCGCACCCGGGCAACTCCTTCGCCGAGATCCTGGCCAGCGTGCTCGCCTCCCCGCCGCCCATCCCGGACGACGCCCCCCAGGAGCTGACGCGCATCTGCACACAGGCCATGGCGCTGCACCCGCATGACCGGCACGCGAGCGCGCTCGACTTCAAGCTCGCGCTCGAGGGCTTCGTGCGTCACCGCGGGTCGCGTCGTCTCGCGCGCCGCGCGTCCCGCCGCCTGGAGCAGCTGTACGGTGAGTTGGCGCAAGCCGAGCCGGGCCAGCGCGACCCCGAGCGGCACCTGCGCCTGCACCGGCTGCACGCCGAGTGCCGCTTCGCGTTTCGGGAGGCTCTCAAGGAGTGGCCCGAGAACGGCGCGGCGCAGCGCGGCCTGCGCGCCGCCACCCTGTCCATGGTGGAGTACGAGCTGGACAACCACGACGCCCGCGGCGCAGCGACCATGCTGGGGCGCATCAGCGAGCCGCCCCCGCCGCTGGCGAAACGAGTGGCCGAGGCCGAGCGCCGCGACGAACACGAGCGGGCCCGCATGGCCATGTTCCGCGGTGGCGGCCTGCGTCCGGCGCTGCGCTACCCGGCGCGCTTGGCGCTCTCGGTGGGGCTCGGCGCCGGGGTCCCGCTCCTGCTGGCCGAGCTGGCCAGCCCTGCAGGGAGCGTCGGTCGCGAGCCCGGGCTCCTGCCCCTGCTGGCGTGCGCGGCGCTCCTGGCGCTCATGGTGGAGCGCTTCGTGCTTCGCGCGCCTCCGTCGCGCTCCGCACGCGCGGCGGCGACCCCCGACCCGGGCGAGGCCCTGCGCCTTCCTGCTGCGGCGCGCAGTCCGCTCGCCGTGTTCCGCGACCTGGGGGTCGATGCCGTGGACCGCACCTATGTGGAGCTGCGGGATCTGCGCTCCCGCACACGCGGCGCCGCGACCACATCGCTCCAGCCACCGCGCTGA
- a CDS encoding serine/threonine protein kinase, which translates to MNPEWANVPRVTLGRYRLLSVIGRGGMADVYLAAALGHAGFQKEAVVKVLKPELTASRDFVTMFTDEARLAAQLHHPNIVQTYDVGVEQGVYFLAMEYLDGQSLDRLLACLKRDGEVLPDALAVFIAREALAGLEYAHRLTDIHDVPLEIVHRDISPQNTFVTYRGEVKIVDFGVAKSAGQVALTQAGTFKGKVGYMSPEHAAGDSIDGRADLFALGVLLWEMLAGRRMWRDLPPATIAARLIAGNVPGPDQLEREVHPALRQALRRALAPDVSDRYSSAAAFKADLDEYLNALAGPTPQEELGQLVHRHFQEERRTLRAEVRAQLKSLGGAVGDWSGSLSSSEGSVPKGLLSSSDQEATRVSALPTRPAGTITPACSKRRARLAAGLVAGLAVTGALGWTVVRSLHSTESAPVPRASQGLAASGAATGVVDGSGPGATFGPLSGEAPGGCGGADAPIVELTGDIDDDASLPCDRRYRLRFNVVVRPGATLTIAPGTTLVGDHETKGTLVIMPGARLIADGTRDLPIVFTSEREPSERRAGDWGGVVLMGRAPTNLRGAEGQSVRGRVEGLLRDGEYGGDDPTDSSGVLRFVRIEYPGIAIAPNNELNGLTLAGVGRGTVIEHVYVRNTVDDCFEFFGGTVDARYLVCESPGDDGVDWDFGYTGRIQFVVVMDDPLGSGGTSALEGDNDPNGSLYEPRSAPTIFNATLCGSGGHGERVTRGMHLRRATRLTLGNSLVTGFHVGREDLGESVEARLLGTAFFGQRQADYTASEAPATSLEVGVVACRSGLAAVRPREALIGGAVTPPRDAFFDAEARYLGAFRDASDGWATGAWATAR; encoded by the coding sequence ATGAACCCCGAGTGGGCCAACGTCCCCCGCGTGACCCTCGGCCGCTATCGCCTGCTCTCGGTGATCGGGCGCGGCGGCATGGCCGACGTGTACCTCGCAGCGGCGCTGGGACATGCCGGCTTCCAAAAAGAGGCCGTGGTCAAGGTGCTGAAGCCGGAGCTCACCGCCTCTCGCGACTTCGTGACCATGTTCACCGACGAGGCGCGGTTGGCGGCCCAGCTGCACCACCCCAACATCGTGCAGACCTACGACGTGGGCGTGGAGCAGGGCGTGTACTTCCTGGCCATGGAGTACCTCGACGGCCAGTCGCTCGACCGGCTGCTGGCCTGCCTGAAGCGCGACGGCGAGGTGCTGCCCGACGCGCTCGCCGTCTTCATCGCACGCGAGGCGCTGGCCGGGCTCGAGTACGCCCACCGGCTGACCGACATCCACGACGTCCCGCTCGAGATCGTGCATCGCGACATCTCGCCGCAGAACACCTTCGTCACGTACCGGGGCGAGGTGAAGATCGTGGACTTCGGCGTGGCCAAGTCCGCCGGGCAGGTGGCCCTCACGCAGGCGGGCACGTTCAAGGGCAAGGTCGGGTACATGTCGCCCGAGCACGCGGCGGGGGACTCCATCGACGGGCGCGCCGACCTCTTCGCGCTGGGCGTGCTGCTGTGGGAGATGCTGGCTGGGCGTCGCATGTGGCGCGACCTGCCGCCGGCCACCATCGCGGCGCGGCTGATCGCGGGCAACGTGCCCGGCCCCGATCAGCTGGAGCGTGAGGTGCACCCCGCGCTGCGGCAGGCCCTGCGGCGCGCGCTGGCGCCCGACGTGAGCGACCGCTACTCGAGCGCGGCGGCGTTCAAGGCCGACCTCGACGAGTACCTGAACGCGCTGGCCGGCCCCACGCCGCAGGAGGAGCTGGGCCAGCTGGTGCACCGGCACTTTCAGGAGGAGCGCCGCACCCTGCGCGCCGAGGTGCGTGCGCAGCTGAAGTCGCTGGGTGGCGCGGTGGGCGATTGGTCCGGCTCGCTCTCGTCGAGCGAGGGCTCGGTCCCGAAGGGCCTGCTGTCGAGCTCGGATCAGGAGGCTACGCGTGTCTCGGCGCTGCCCACGCGTCCTGCCGGCACCATCACGCCGGCTTGTTCAAAGCGCAGGGCGCGCCTGGCGGCCGGGCTCGTGGCGGGCCTGGCGGTGACGGGGGCGCTGGGCTGGACGGTGGTGCGCTCGCTCCACTCGACAGAGTCCGCTCCCGTCCCACGCGCATCGCAGGGCCTGGCAGCCAGCGGGGCAGCCACTGGAGTGGTCGATGGCTCTGGGCCCGGCGCCACGTTCGGCCCGCTGAGCGGCGAGGCACCGGGGGGCTGCGGCGGCGCCGATGCCCCCATCGTGGAGCTAACGGGCGACATCGACGACGACGCGTCGCTGCCGTGCGACCGTCGCTACCGGCTGCGCTTCAACGTGGTGGTGCGCCCGGGCGCCACGCTGACCATCGCCCCCGGGACCACGTTGGTGGGGGACCACGAGACCAAGGGCACGCTCGTGATCATGCCCGGGGCGCGCTTGATCGCGGACGGCACGCGCGACCTGCCCATCGTGTTCACCAGCGAGCGGGAGCCGTCCGAGCGGCGCGCCGGAGACTGGGGCGGCGTGGTGCTCATGGGGCGCGCGCCCACCAACCTGCGCGGCGCCGAGGGGCAGAGCGTGCGCGGTCGCGTCGAGGGCCTGCTGCGCGATGGCGAGTACGGCGGCGACGACCCGACGGACAGCAGCGGCGTGCTGCGCTTCGTGCGCATCGAGTACCCCGGCATCGCCATCGCGCCCAACAACGAGCTGAACGGGCTGACGCTGGCGGGGGTGGGGCGCGGCACGGTCATCGAGCACGTGTACGTGCGCAACACGGTGGACGACTGCTTCGAGTTCTTCGGAGGCACGGTGGACGCACGCTATTTGGTGTGCGAGTCGCCCGGCGACGACGGCGTGGATTGGGACTTCGGCTACACGGGGCGCATCCAGTTCGTGGTGGTCATGGACGACCCGCTCGGCTCCGGCGGGACCAGCGCGCTCGAGGGAGACAACGATCCCAACGGGTCGCTGTACGAGCCGCGGAGCGCGCCGACCATCTTCAACGCGACCCTCTGCGGGAGCGGTGGTCACGGGGAGCGCGTGACGCGCGGGATGCACTTGCGGCGCGCCACCCGGCTGACACTGGGCAACAGCCTGGTCACGGGCTTCCACGTGGGCCGCGAGGATCTGGGTGAGAGCGTGGAGGCGCGGCTGCTCGGCACGGCGTTCTTCGGACAGCGCCAAGCGGACTACACGGCCTCGGAGGCCCCAGCCACATCGCTCGAGGTGGGGGTGGTCGCGTGTCGCAGCGGCTTGGCCGCCGTGCGCCCGCGCGAGGCGCTGATCGGTGGCGCCGTCACGCCGCCGCGCGATGCGTTCTTCGACGCCGAGGCCCGCTACCTGGGCGCGTTCCGCGATGCTAGCGATGGCTGGGCCACGGGTGCGTGGGCCACCGCACGCTAG
- a CDS encoding DUF2199 domain-containing protein, with protein sequence MHRAGDAFAIYYAAYSNHDAHEEIAMLVSLGEWGEGSVASERVAFYCRVRPTTKSYEVMLGDAAESAWGTADIVGTKLAREQARQHPWKATAFEVLDEAFQQDRSLRGFLHRVQCGDSSVPLEKSFQAPDVIFSLGADEKSRGETRRNFAVLDGERFFVRCLLPVPVEGYGAWCIGLWVEVSKVDYDQLVATWDDPVQYPTLQFAGRVANDVQGDLALPVSLGDEVLLHVPDADAPPTVKGSPVGALTTLLSRTWARAEFEQWALARGFL encoded by the coding sequence GTGCACCGCGCGGGTGACGCCTTCGCCATCTACTACGCTGCGTACTCGAACCACGACGCGCACGAAGAGATCGCCATGCTCGTGTCTCTTGGCGAATGGGGTGAAGGCAGCGTCGCGTCGGAGCGGGTCGCGTTCTACTGCCGCGTTCGTCCGACGACCAAGTCGTACGAGGTGATGCTCGGCGACGCCGCAGAGTCGGCGTGGGGCACCGCTGACATCGTCGGGACCAAGCTTGCCCGCGAGCAGGCGCGTCAGCACCCATGGAAGGCGACGGCCTTCGAGGTGTTGGACGAGGCGTTTCAACAGGATCGCTCCCTTCGCGGGTTCCTTCATCGCGTGCAGTGCGGCGACTCCTCCGTGCCTCTCGAGAAGAGTTTTCAGGCCCCAGACGTCATCTTCTCGCTCGGCGCAGACGAGAAATCGCGTGGGGAGACCCGACGAAACTTCGCGGTTCTCGACGGCGAGCGGTTCTTCGTTCGCTGCCTCCTGCCCGTACCGGTCGAGGGCTACGGGGCGTGGTGCATCGGCCTTTGGGTGGAGGTCTCGAAGGTCGACTACGACCAGCTCGTGGCCACGTGGGACGACCCCGTTCAATACCCGACCCTCCAGTTCGCGGGGCGCGTCGCGAACGACGTGCAGGGTGACCTTGCTCTTCCGGTGTCGCTGGGAGACGAGGTCCTCCTTCACGTTCCCGATGCTGATGCCCCCCCGACGGTCAAGGGTTCGCCCGTTGGCGCCTTGACCACGCTGCTCTCCAGAACGTGGGCGAGAGCGGAGTTCGAGCAGTGGGCCCTAGCCCGGGGGTTCCTCTGA